The following are encoded together in the Adhaeribacter arboris genome:
- a CDS encoding helix-turn-helix domain-containing protein translates to MIGIASLQDFYREMGFVNNNELETILPDGINKEIGHFNVFSIASTRKKLKETKVMPYNRRTYYKISLINGHNRAEYADKVIDIPKHGLLFASPKVPYNYIPQDEQQSGYFCIFTQEFLATSRSGVILDELPIFKPGGYPVFQLNENQVKELKQLFEKMFQELASDYPFKYDLLRNYVLELIHYGQKLQPDITQYTAHNATARITGLFVELLERQFPITSPGQQLELRAAKDYAERLAIHVNHLNKVLKENTGKTTSDFISGRLAQEAKILLKQTDWNVSEIAYALGFEEVAHFSNFFKKQAGLSPLAFRS, encoded by the coding sequence ATGATAGGCATTGCTTCGTTGCAGGATTTTTACCGGGAAATGGGGTTCGTGAATAATAACGAACTCGAAACCATTTTACCGGACGGCATCAATAAAGAAATTGGGCATTTTAACGTGTTTAGTATTGCCAGTACGCGGAAGAAACTGAAGGAAACCAAGGTTATGCCTTACAACCGGCGGACTTACTATAAAATAAGTTTGATTAACGGTCACAATCGCGCGGAATACGCCGACAAAGTTATTGACATCCCCAAGCACGGTTTATTGTTTGCCTCGCCCAAAGTACCGTATAACTATATTCCGCAGGATGAACAGCAGTCGGGTTATTTTTGCATTTTCACGCAGGAGTTTCTGGCTACTTCGCGGAGCGGCGTCATTCTGGACGAACTGCCTATATTTAAACCGGGCGGTTACCCGGTCTTTCAATTAAATGAAAATCAGGTGAAAGAATTAAAGCAGCTGTTCGAGAAGATGTTTCAGGAACTGGCTTCGGACTACCCCTTCAAATACGATTTGCTGCGCAATTATGTGTTAGAGTTAATCCATTACGGTCAGAAATTACAACCGGATATTACCCAATACACCGCCCACAATGCTACTGCCCGAATTACCGGATTGTTCGTGGAGTTGCTGGAACGGCAGTTTCCCATTACCTCCCCGGGACAGCAATTAGAATTACGGGCCGCGAAAGATTATGCCGAACGGTTAGCCATTCACGTGAACCATTTAAATAAGGTCTTAAAAGAAAATACCGGCAAAACCACTTCTGACTTTATTAGCGGCCGCCTGGCCCAGGAAGCCAAAATATTACTCAAACAAACCGACTGGAATGTGTCGGAAATTGCGTATGCCTTAGGTTTTGAAGAAGTAGCCCATTTTTCTAACTTTTTTAAAAAACAAGCCGGTTTGTCGCCACTGGCTTTTCGTTCCTGA
- a CDS encoding SDR family NAD(P)-dependent oxidoreductase, which produces MATNNKIALVTGGSRGLGKNMALSLAKKGIDVVLTYNSNQPEADKVVSEIQALGQKAFAFQLDAGNIKSFGNFLGQVTTHLQEQTGSPNFDFLINNAGTALYAPFAETTEEQFDTALNLHYKGVFFLTQKALPFLNDGGRIINISSGLARFSFPGSSAYGSMKGAIEVLTRYLAKELGPRGIAANVVAPGAIATDFGGGHVRDNEDVNAQIAGITALGRVGLPDDIGGVVAFLCTEEARWINGQRIEVSGGMNL; this is translated from the coding sequence ATGGCTACAAATAATAAAATCGCATTAGTTACCGGCGGGAGCCGCGGATTAGGCAAAAACATGGCTCTTAGCTTAGCCAAAAAAGGGATTGATGTGGTGCTTACCTATAACAGCAACCAGCCGGAAGCCGATAAAGTAGTTTCGGAAATACAAGCTTTAGGTCAAAAAGCCTTTGCTTTTCAACTGGATGCCGGAAACATCAAATCTTTTGGTAATTTTCTCGGACAAGTAACCACCCATTTACAAGAACAAACCGGTAGTCCGAACTTTGATTTTTTGATTAATAATGCCGGCACTGCCCTCTACGCTCCTTTTGCCGAAACCACCGAAGAGCAGTTTGATACGGCCTTGAACCTTCATTACAAAGGCGTATTTTTCTTAACGCAAAAAGCCTTACCGTTTCTCAATGATGGCGGACGGATCATCAATATCTCCTCAGGATTGGCGCGTTTTTCTTTTCCGGGTTCTTCGGCTTATGGTTCCATGAAAGGCGCCATTGAAGTGCTTACCCGGTATTTGGCTAAAGAGCTAGGCCCACGTGGCATTGCGGCCAATGTAGTAGCGCCCGGAGCTATCGCTACCGATTTTGGCGGCGGCCACGTACGCGATAATGAAGACGTAAACGCTCAAATTGCGGGCATTACCGCTTTAGGCCGCGTAGGTTTACCCGACGATATTGGCGGCGTAGTAGCGTTTTTATGCACCGAAGAGGCCCGCTGGATTAACGGCCAACGGATTGAAGTTTCCGGCGGAATGAATTTGTAA
- a CDS encoding antitoxin, with protein MRIPENFKIDDDKVYVKRIGNALYLIPFHNPWENLFESLDKFTPDFMGERNQVDNQTRETFD; from the coding sequence ATAAGAATTCCGGAGAATTTTAAAATTGATGACGATAAGGTATATGTTAAAAGAATAGGCAATGCTTTATACTTAATACCCTTCCATAATCCATGGGAAAATCTTTTTGAAAGTTTGGATAAGTTCACTCCTGACTTTATGGGAGAAAGAAACCAAGTAGATAATCAAACTCGGGAGACTTTTGATTAA
- a CDS encoding NmrA family NAD(P)-binding protein yields the protein MKIVVTGSLGHISQPLTQELVQKGHKITVISSKPEKQEKIEALGATAAIGSLEDVAFLTATFTGADAVYTMVPPNNYFDPTLDLIGYYRQLGQNYSQAIRESGVKQVVNLSSIGAHLEKGNGILRGAHDVEHILNELPAGIAITHIRPTSFYYNLYGYVDMIKSQNLIAANYGADDVIPWVSPVDIAAVVAEELVNAQVERKVRYVASEELTCTETARILGTVIGKPDLQWIIIPDEQNLNALTTIGMNPAIAAGLVEMYGALHSGLLAEDYYRNRPAVMGKVKLSDFAQEFAAAFQQK from the coding sequence ATGAAAATTGTAGTTACCGGCTCATTAGGCCACATCAGCCAGCCCCTCACCCAAGAATTAGTTCAGAAAGGCCATAAAATTACCGTCATCAGCAGCAAGCCCGAAAAACAAGAAAAAATTGAAGCATTAGGCGCCACTGCCGCCATTGGTTCTTTAGAAGATGTTGCCTTTTTAACCGCTACATTTACCGGGGCCGATGCCGTGTACACCATGGTGCCTCCCAACAATTACTTCGATCCTACTCTGGATTTGATTGGGTATTACCGCCAACTCGGTCAGAATTATTCCCAAGCTATCCGGGAATCCGGTGTAAAGCAAGTAGTAAACCTGAGTAGCATTGGTGCCCACTTAGAAAAAGGTAACGGTATTTTGCGGGGAGCGCACGATGTTGAGCACATCTTAAATGAGTTACCAGCGGGCATTGCCATTACGCACATCAGACCAACTTCTTTCTATTACAATCTATACGGTTATGTGGATATGATAAAAAGTCAGAACCTGATTGCTGCCAACTACGGAGCCGATGACGTGATACCCTGGGTTTCGCCGGTAGATATTGCCGCAGTTGTAGCCGAAGAACTCGTAAACGCACAGGTGGAGCGTAAAGTGCGCTATGTAGCCAGTGAGGAACTGACTTGCACGGAAACCGCCCGGATTTTAGGAACTGTTATCGGCAAACCGGATCTGCAATGGATTATTATTCCGGATGAACAAAATCTAAATGCTTTAACCACTATCGGCATGAATCCGGCAATAGCGGCTGGTTTAGTAGAGATGTATGGCGCCTTGCACAGCGGTTTATTAGCCGAAGATTATTACCGCAACCGGCCCGCCGTAATGGGTAAAGTAAAGCTGAGCGATTTTGCCCAAGAGTTTGCCGCGGCCTTTCAACAAAAGTAA
- a CDS encoding helix-turn-helix domain-containing protein: MATLPPHRFKTISEYHQQMGLPKPEHPLISVINMETMPVFAGQEPQNLVLDFYSIALKRNFNIKFKYGQQQYDFDEGILFFIAPGQVYGIEPSLGKEVKRSGWMLLIHPDFLWNTPLAKTIKQYEYFDYAVNEALFLSEKEELTLTNILQNIAQEYHSNIDKFSQSVIIAQLELLLTYGERFYHRQFLTRKITNHQILNRLEELLNEYFNSQALTEKGLPTVQFVAEELNVSPTYLSSLLKVLTGQSTQQHIHDKLIEKAKEKLSTTALSVSEIAFTLGFEHSQSFSKLFRSKTNLSPLEFRQSFN; encoded by the coding sequence ATGGCTACCCTCCCACCGCACCGGTTTAAAACCATTAGCGAATACCACCAGCAAATGGGGCTTCCCAAGCCGGAACATCCTTTAATTAGTGTAATCAATATGGAAACAATGCCCGTGTTTGCCGGGCAGGAACCGCAGAATCTGGTGCTGGACTTTTATTCTATTGCCTTGAAAAGGAATTTCAATATTAAATTTAAGTATGGGCAGCAGCAATATGATTTTGACGAAGGTATTCTGTTTTTTATAGCGCCGGGGCAGGTGTATGGGATAGAGCCCAGCCTGGGTAAAGAAGTAAAACGGTCGGGGTGGATGTTACTCATCCATCCCGACTTTTTATGGAATACGCCTTTAGCCAAAACTATTAAGCAATACGAGTACTTCGACTACGCGGTAAACGAAGCCTTATTTCTGTCAGAAAAAGAAGAACTTACCCTAACGAACATTCTGCAGAACATTGCCCAGGAATATCATTCCAATATCGATAAGTTCAGCCAGAGCGTAATTATTGCCCAACTGGAATTATTACTCACCTACGGCGAACGGTTTTACCACCGCCAGTTCCTCACCCGGAAAATTACCAACCACCAAATTCTAAACCGGCTGGAAGAACTATTAAACGAATATTTCAACAGCCAGGCCTTAACCGAAAAAGGCTTACCCACCGTGCAATTTGTTGCCGAAGAATTAAACGTATCGCCTACCTATTTAAGCAGCTTACTCAAGGTTTTAACCGGCCAAAGCACGCAGCAACACATCCACGATAAACTCATCGAAAAAGCCAAAGAAAAATTATCTACCACGGCGTTATCGGTTAGCGAAATTGCTTTTACCCTAGGCTTTGAACATTCCCAATCGTTCAGCAAATTATTCCGCAGCAAAACCAACCTGTCGCCGCTAGAATTCCGGCAATCCTTTAACTAG
- a CDS encoding Nramp family divalent metal transporter, with protein sequence MDSKVDSKTSVVSSTPGPSKTGFYNYLKKGLLSLGPGIITAALVFGPSKMTITSKLGAVYGFSLLWIVVVAIFFMTIFTTMSARIGVATQQSLLSTIRQKWGKAAAIAIGVGIFFVTTSFQAGNSVGVGISIAEASNTSPILWIVVFNILGMALLFFRSFYKVMEKLMFFLIALMLFAFITTLFLTKPGLTEVAGGFIPTIPAGSLGLVIAFTASCFSIVGAFYQSYLVQERIKINPEIKETNRNSITGIFILGLMSAIVLICAAAVLHPKGIPVASASDMAQALEPLFGRYASILFLMGLFGAAFSSLVGNASVGGTLLGDALGYGSQLNNRMVRFLIALVMIIGATIAIVFGKLPLELIVFAQSITIFLVPFIGLALYFVANDSRIMGDLKNSFAVKIFGALGLLILIFLAGSNVNELFLK encoded by the coding sequence ATGGATAGTAAAGTTGATAGCAAAACTAGTGTTGTTTCTTCTACCCCAGGCCCATCTAAAACCGGGTTTTATAATTATCTGAAAAAAGGGTTATTATCCTTAGGGCCGGGTATCATTACGGCCGCTTTGGTTTTTGGTCCGAGTAAAATGACCATTACGTCTAAGCTAGGAGCGGTTTATGGTTTCTCGCTTTTGTGGATAGTTGTGGTGGCTATTTTTTTCATGACCATCTTTACCACCATGAGCGCCCGGATTGGCGTGGCTACCCAGCAATCTTTACTAAGTACTATCCGGCAAAAATGGGGAAAAGCTGCTGCCATTGCCATTGGAGTAGGTATTTTCTTCGTTACCACTTCTTTCCAAGCGGGTAATTCTGTAGGAGTAGGAATTTCTATCGCCGAAGCCAGCAATACCTCGCCCATTCTTTGGATTGTGGTATTCAATATTTTAGGCATGGCATTGCTCTTTTTCCGGAGTTTTTATAAGGTAATGGAAAAATTAATGTTTTTTCTGATTGCTCTGATGCTGTTTGCTTTTATTACTACTTTATTTCTGACGAAACCCGGTCTAACGGAAGTGGCCGGTGGATTTATCCCGACTATTCCGGCCGGGTCGTTGGGCTTAGTCATTGCTTTTACGGCTTCTTGTTTTTCTATTGTCGGGGCATTTTACCAGTCTTACCTGGTGCAGGAACGAATTAAGATAAATCCGGAAATAAAAGAAACGAACCGCAACAGCATTACCGGTATTTTTATTCTGGGCTTAATGAGCGCCATTGTTTTAATTTGTGCGGCTGCGGTTTTACATCCCAAAGGTATTCCGGTAGCTAGTGCTTCGGATATGGCCCAAGCCTTAGAACCGCTTTTCGGCCGGTATGCTTCCATTCTTTTTTTAATGGGTTTATTCGGGGCGGCTTTTTCTTCGCTGGTGGGTAACGCCAGTGTGGGAGGAACCTTGCTGGGCGATGCCCTGGGTTATGGCAGTCAACTGAATAATCGGATGGTGCGATTTTTAATTGCTTTGGTAATGATTATCGGGGCTACCATTGCCATTGTTTTCGGTAAATTGCCTTTAGAATTAATTGTTTTTGCCCAAAGTATTACCATTTTTCTGGTTCCTTTTATTGGGTTAGCCTTGTACTTTGTTGCCAACGACTCCCGGATTATGGGTGATTTAAAAAATTCGTTTGCCGTTAAAATTTTTGGCGCCTTGGGCTTGCTGATTTTAATTTTTCTGGCGGGCAGCAATGTAAACGAGCTATTTCTAAAGTAA
- a CDS encoding NAD-dependent epimerase/dehydratase family protein has translation MNDLQLLEQEYLKPSPALIADMYDLEGDIILLGVGGKMGPSMARLAKQAVDLAGVKKRIIGVSRFSDPQTRTELEADGIETYAADLLNEKQLAELPEALNILYLAGHKFGTTGKEAFTWAMNAYLPGRVAERYKNSRIVAFSTGNVYPFSPVSSGGLSEDQPTGPVGEYGQSCLGRERIFQYFSDKYQIPLLIYRLNYAIDFRYGILLEVAKAVKEQRPIDLTTGNVNVIWQGDANEIALRALKHCSVPAKILNVTGPETVSIQWLAEQFGWLLGKEPIFMNEVQPTALLSNASEAHRLFGYPRVTLRQMIDLTVTWLQGGGKIYNKPTHFQERTGKF, from the coding sequence ATGAACGATTTACAATTATTAGAACAGGAATACTTAAAACCTTCGCCGGCTTTAATTGCCGATATGTACGACCTGGAAGGTGATATTATCTTACTTGGGGTAGGTGGTAAAATGGGCCCCAGTATGGCCCGGTTAGCCAAACAAGCCGTTGACTTGGCAGGAGTAAAAAAACGCATTATCGGGGTTTCCCGCTTTTCCGACCCCCAAACCCGCACCGAACTGGAGGCAGATGGAATAGAAACTTATGCAGCTGATTTATTAAATGAAAAACAATTAGCGGAGTTACCCGAAGCTCTTAATATTCTGTACTTAGCCGGCCACAAGTTTGGCACCACCGGCAAAGAAGCGTTTACCTGGGCCATGAATGCTTATTTGCCCGGCCGGGTAGCCGAACGTTATAAAAATTCTAGAATTGTCGCCTTTTCTACGGGCAATGTTTATCCCTTTTCGCCCGTAAGTTCTGGTGGCTTATCCGAAGATCAGCCCACCGGCCCGGTTGGAGAATATGGCCAATCTTGCTTAGGCCGGGAGCGTATTTTTCAATATTTCTCCGATAAATACCAGATACCGCTGCTCATCTACCGGCTGAACTATGCCATTGATTTCCGGTACGGCATATTACTGGAAGTAGCTAAAGCGGTAAAGGAACAACGACCCATTGACTTAACTACCGGTAACGTAAATGTTATCTGGCAGGGCGACGCGAATGAAATAGCTCTGCGGGCCCTTAAACATTGTAGTGTTCCCGCTAAAATATTAAATGTAACGGGTCCGGAAACGGTATCTATTCAATGGCTGGCCGAGCAATTTGGTTGGCTTTTGGGCAAGGAACCCATTTTTATGAACGAGGTGCAGCCTACCGCCTTATTAAGCAACGCTTCCGAAGCGCACCGCCTTTTCGGGTATCCGCGGGTAACCTTGCGCCAGATGATAGACTTAACCGTTACCTGGTTGCAGGGAGGCGGTAAAATTTATAATAAACCCACTCATTTTCAGGAAAGAACGGGTAAGTTTTAA
- a CDS encoding dihydrodipicolinate synthase family protein, whose translation MKATSLKSEVQVLLHQGTVIPAHPLALQENRQLDEARQRGLTRYYLASGAGGVAVGVHSTQFEIRDPKINLYETVLRLAAEEIESAKLSRPFIKVVGIVGKTEQALAEAQLAVNYGYDLGLLSIGGLQGWTEKQITQRVKAVAEVIPIFGFYLQPSVGGRIFSYDFWYEFAQIPNVHAIKVAAFNRYQTLDVVRAVCSSDRQNEIALYTGNDDNIIADLLTTYRFEVAGETVEKKFVGGLLGHWAVWTKKAVELLDEIKAVHQNNGKNLAELLTKNIAVTDMNAAIFDPAHNFHGCIPGIHEVLRRQGLLAGRWCLNPNEELSPGQMEEIDRVCAAYPELVDDEFVKELLAKELQIK comes from the coding sequence ATGAAAGCAACTAGTTTAAAATCTGAAGTACAAGTTTTATTGCACCAGGGAACCGTTATACCCGCGCATCCGCTGGCTTTACAGGAAAACCGGCAATTAGATGAAGCGCGTCAGCGGGGATTAACCCGTTATTATCTGGCCAGTGGAGCAGGTGGGGTGGCGGTAGGCGTGCATTCTACTCAATTCGAAATCCGGGACCCTAAAATAAACTTGTACGAGACGGTACTAAGACTGGCCGCCGAAGAAATTGAGTCCGCTAAATTAAGCCGACCTTTTATAAAAGTAGTCGGAATTGTAGGTAAAACGGAACAAGCCTTAGCGGAAGCCCAATTAGCGGTTAACTACGGTTATGATTTAGGTTTATTAAGCATAGGTGGGTTACAGGGCTGGACGGAAAAACAAATTACCCAGCGGGTAAAAGCTGTGGCGGAGGTTATTCCCATATTCGGATTTTACCTGCAACCCAGCGTAGGAGGGAGGATCTTCTCGTACGATTTCTGGTATGAATTTGCGCAAATTCCGAATGTGCATGCCATTAAAGTAGCGGCTTTTAACCGTTACCAAACCCTGGATGTGGTACGCGCGGTTTGTTCCTCTGACCGCCAAAATGAAATTGCTCTGTATACCGGCAACGACGATAATATTATTGCCGATTTACTAACTACTTACCGGTTTGAAGTGGCCGGGGAAACAGTAGAGAAAAAGTTCGTGGGTGGTTTGCTGGGCCATTGGGCCGTCTGGACGAAAAAAGCGGTGGAATTATTAGACGAAATAAAGGCCGTGCACCAAAACAATGGAAAAAATTTAGCGGAATTATTAACTAAAAATATTGCGGTAACCGACATGAACGCCGCTATTTTCGACCCGGCTCATAATTTTCATGGGTGTATTCCGGGTATTCACGAAGTACTGCGGCGGCAAGGTTTATTAGCGGGCAGATGGTGTTTAAATCCGAACGAAGAATTATCACCGGGGCAGATGGAAGAAATTGACCGGGTATGTGCGGCTTACCCCGAACTGGTGGACGATGAATTTGTGAAAGAACTACTCGCTAAGGAGTTGCAGATAAAATAA
- a CDS encoding mandelate racemase/muconate lactonizing enzyme family protein, which translates to MNRRDFVKITSALVATHNISFPSEARQNKTPLKTIKVTHTDSNFEREKLVRPFGFKGGYLTELWQTVSKLETSSGNSGIGLATQSVLYADADLFAAHSEAGGNALKYTLTEKALQLVKQTPFTTPVELVEKILPEAMRLGQTITGKADLNPIFTYIALVSLDNAAWVLYAAENNFKTFDAMVPEPYRSALTSRSNKIAIMYQVPYGMPMEDLKKAAHDGYFVFKIKSGEPGTQAEMLQKDMDRLTLIHKTLQNFRTDHTPSGKLIYTIDPNARYQKKELFQRYLDHAQKIGAFEQILFAEEPLNEKNDENVKDLGIPIAGDESVHDEASAIRRLEQGYGALVLKGIAKTLSFSMKVAKLAKERGVPCLCADLTVNPILVDWHKNLAARVTPFPGIGMGLMETNGDMNYRNWPTMMRYNPAANASWNKVNKGVFELGKDFYDQSAGIFQPSTHYQELFRKKTN; encoded by the coding sequence ATGAATAGAAGGGATTTTGTGAAGATTACCAGCGCCTTGGTGGCGACTCATAATATTAGTTTCCCATCAGAAGCCAGGCAAAATAAAACGCCTCTTAAAACCATTAAGGTTACGCATACCGATTCTAATTTTGAGCGGGAAAAGCTGGTGCGTCCGTTTGGGTTTAAAGGCGGCTATCTCACGGAGTTATGGCAAACCGTTTCTAAGCTGGAGACCAGTTCGGGTAATAGCGGGATTGGACTAGCTACCCAGAGTGTTTTGTACGCCGACGCGGATTTATTCGCGGCCCATTCCGAAGCTGGGGGCAATGCTTTAAAATACACCTTAACCGAAAAAGCGCTGCAATTAGTGAAACAAACTCCTTTCACCACCCCGGTAGAACTAGTAGAAAAAATATTGCCGGAAGCCATGCGCCTTGGGCAAACCATAACCGGTAAAGCCGACCTCAATCCTATATTTACCTACATTGCTTTAGTAAGTCTGGATAATGCTGCCTGGGTTTTATACGCCGCCGAAAACAATTTCAAGACCTTTGATGCGATGGTGCCGGAGCCTTACCGGAGTGCTTTAACTTCGCGCAGCAACAAAATAGCTATCATGTACCAGGTGCCTTATGGTATGCCCATGGAAGATTTAAAAAAGGCGGCCCACGATGGTTATTTTGTTTTTAAAATAAAAAGCGGTGAGCCGGGCACTCAAGCCGAAATGTTACAAAAAGATATGGACCGCTTAACCTTAATTCATAAAACCCTTCAGAATTTTCGGACGGACCATACGCCGAGTGGTAAATTAATTTATACCATCGACCCCAACGCCCGCTACCAGAAAAAAGAACTATTTCAACGTTACCTCGACCATGCCCAAAAAATAGGAGCTTTTGAACAAATTTTATTCGCCGAAGAGCCGCTGAATGAAAAGAACGATGAAAACGTAAAAGACCTGGGTATTCCGATTGCGGGCGATGAAAGTGTCCACGATGAAGCAAGTGCCATTCGGCGATTAGAACAAGGTTACGGAGCCTTGGTGTTAAAAGGAATTGCTAAAACTTTAAGTTTTTCGATGAAGGTAGCCAAACTGGCCAAGGAACGGGGAGTACCTTGTCTTTGCGCGGATTTAACCGTTAATCCTATTTTAGTAGATTGGCATAAAAACCTAGCCGCCCGGGTAACTCCTTTCCCGGGCATTGGCATGGGCTTAATGGAAACCAACGGCGACATGAATTATCGTAACTGGCCAACCATGATGCGTTATAACCCAGCAGCAAATGCTTCCTGGAATAAAGTGAATAAGGGTGTATTTGAATTGGGTAAAGATTTTTACGACCAGAGCGCTGGTATTTTTCAGCCATCCACCCATTATCAGGAGTTATTCCGCAAAAAGACGAACTAA